A single genomic interval of Streptomyces sp. BA2 harbors:
- a CDS encoding non-ribosomal peptide synthetase yields the protein MSVHALLEQLRGLGVEVSADGDRLRLHAPAGAIDDALRGRLLAHKSQILALLRGAEPTPSVRPDPQQAHAPFPLTDIQQAYWVGRSSDFELGNVATHTYLEFERTELDPRRLVTAWRKVLARHPMLRAVVQPDGQQRVLASVPDYEIALDDLRALPDEETLATVSATRARMSHQIFDTASWPLFELRISALPGDRYRVHVSGEVLVADAGSWQVIFRDWGTYYADPEARLTPLDLTFRDYVLAEPTAHSPADRERDEKYWRERATELPGGPELPLAQPPSEITEPRFTRRTCRLERRKWERLKQAAMDQGLTPSAALLSIYAAVLGRWSRHPRFALNLTLFNRLPLHPQVGEIVGDFTSFTLLDVDVRQPSMAELATGLQSQLHERLEHTALSGVEALRAIGQERGSEGRGVHAPVVFTSLINPQSEMMEPFSWLGGLTHSITQTSQVWLDHQTFEENGDLVANWDVVEGLFPDGVPEAMLDSYAALLHRLAEGGAWEAAVPDLLPAEQRAARLAYNATEAELPDVLLHTGFLERAAETPDAVAVITSEATLTYAELERRSAAVTAWLAERGIGHGDLVAVVMEKGWEQITAVLGILRTGAAYVPIDPDWPTHRRNLILTDCNTPATLTQSWLMGQPGPEGIASLAVDVLPALPELEAVTPATAGPAEPGDLAYVIFTSGSTGRPKGVAINHRGAANTVLDINTRYSLGSDDRVFGISALTFDLSVWDIFGPLSTGSTLVLPEPGAVRDPAHWSELLTDHAVTIWNSAPALMQLLVEYAEAHEGGLPVGLRVVLLSGDWIPVTLPDRLHALLPDLHIVSLGGATEGSIWSIAHDIDHVDPQWRSIPYGRPLTNQHMYILDTDMRERPDWTIGEIHIGGTGVALGYWNDPQRTTERFTTHPTTGERLYRTGDLGRHLPTGTIEFLGREDFQVKIQGYRIELEEIETALLEHPSITAAIVTATGDPHTTRHLTAHLTTNTHHPNPHLTDELRHHTRTKLPTYMVPTEFFLLDQLPLSPNGKVDRKALPTTTTGSAARATAPQTEPTDSSVAADVLRLVREVLGKPDIGPADQLMHLGATSLHMVRLANALETLLGTRPPLADFIHRATVTEIAALYEEASDHPGTRPPRAEQALGTPLTATGLPILTDPAERERFMAGRPGLRELTVTEDSLIALADLPPGEPSLLNRRSHRRFGTEPIAFEEFSGFLATVRQYQHPEGPRSNYASADGLYPVQIHLHVKDGRVRGVPAGSFCYRPDLHSLVPLQPGQQFTRDQHAPVNRVPYDEAAFSVFLVGELAAIEPICGELGGQFSLLEAGYIGQLLMTTAAAHGLGTCPIGTVDTDAVTDLLRLGPTHHLLHSLLVGPAEPDPDGSGAAGSGSADDEIWEEGEL from the coding sequence GTGAGCGTCCATGCACTCCTAGAACAATTGCGCGGCCTCGGTGTCGAGGTCAGCGCTGACGGCGACCGGCTGCGGCTGCACGCCCCGGCCGGCGCGATCGACGATGCCCTGCGGGGTCGGCTGCTGGCCCACAAGTCCCAGATCCTCGCCCTCCTGCGCGGCGCTGAGCCGACACCGTCCGTACGCCCCGACCCGCAGCAGGCGCATGCCCCGTTCCCGCTGACCGACATCCAGCAGGCGTACTGGGTTGGCCGCTCGTCCGACTTCGAACTCGGCAACGTCGCCACCCACACCTACCTGGAGTTCGAGCGCACCGAGCTCGATCCGCGACGGCTGGTGACGGCCTGGCGCAAGGTGCTGGCCCGGCACCCGATGCTGCGTGCCGTGGTACAGCCGGACGGGCAGCAGCGCGTCCTCGCGAGTGTGCCGGACTACGAGATCGCCCTCGACGATCTGCGTGCGCTCCCTGATGAGGAGACGCTGGCCACGGTTTCGGCGACCCGTGCCCGTATGTCCCACCAGATCTTCGACACCGCCAGCTGGCCGCTCTTCGAGCTGCGAATCTCCGCGCTGCCCGGCGACCGCTACCGGGTGCACGTGAGCGGCGAGGTACTCGTCGCGGATGCGGGCAGCTGGCAGGTGATCTTCCGCGACTGGGGCACCTACTACGCCGATCCGGAGGCACGCCTTACGCCTCTGGATCTGACGTTCCGCGACTACGTACTCGCCGAGCCGACGGCGCACTCGCCCGCGGACCGGGAACGGGACGAGAAGTACTGGCGGGAGCGGGCCACCGAACTGCCGGGCGGACCCGAACTGCCCTTGGCCCAGCCCCCGAGCGAGATCACCGAACCCCGTTTCACCCGACGGACATGCCGCCTCGAGCGCCGAAAATGGGAGCGCCTCAAGCAGGCGGCCATGGACCAGGGCCTCACGCCGTCGGCAGCGCTGCTCAGCATCTACGCCGCAGTGCTGGGACGGTGGAGCCGCCACCCGCGCTTCGCCCTCAACCTCACCCTGTTCAATCGGCTCCCGCTGCACCCGCAAGTGGGCGAGATCGTCGGGGACTTCACCTCTTTCACGCTGCTTGACGTGGATGTGCGGCAGCCGTCCATGGCCGAACTCGCCACCGGATTGCAGTCCCAGCTGCATGAGCGGCTGGAACACACTGCCCTCAGCGGCGTGGAGGCCTTGCGGGCGATCGGTCAGGAGCGGGGCTCGGAAGGGCGAGGGGTGCACGCGCCCGTCGTCTTCACCAGCCTGATCAACCCCCAGAGCGAAATGATGGAACCGTTCTCCTGGTTGGGCGGCTTGACGCACAGCATCACCCAGACCTCCCAGGTCTGGCTGGACCACCAGACCTTCGAGGAGAACGGCGATCTGGTCGCCAACTGGGATGTGGTGGAAGGACTGTTTCCGGACGGCGTACCCGAAGCCATGCTCGACTCTTATGCGGCCCTGCTGCACAGGCTCGCGGAGGGGGGAGCGTGGGAGGCCGCGGTGCCGGATCTGCTTCCGGCCGAGCAGCGGGCCGCCCGCCTGGCCTACAACGCCACCGAAGCGGAGCTGCCGGACGTACTGCTGCACACCGGGTTCCTGGAACGGGCAGCCGAAACACCCGACGCCGTGGCCGTCATCACCTCCGAAGCCACCCTCACCTACGCAGAGCTGGAACGCCGTTCCGCAGCCGTCACCGCCTGGCTCGCCGAGCGCGGCATCGGCCACGGCGACCTGGTCGCCGTGGTGATGGAAAAGGGCTGGGAACAGATCACCGCCGTCCTGGGCATCCTGCGCACGGGAGCCGCCTACGTCCCCATCGACCCCGACTGGCCCACCCACCGACGCAACCTCATCCTCACCGACTGCAACACCCCCGCCACCCTCACCCAGTCATGGCTGATGGGGCAGCCGGGCCCGGAGGGAATCGCGAGCCTGGCAGTGGACGTCCTGCCCGCGCTGCCCGAACTCGAAGCCGTCACACCGGCCACGGCCGGTCCCGCGGAGCCCGGGGACCTGGCGTATGTGATCTTCACGTCGGGGTCCACAGGTCGTCCAAAAGGCGTGGCCATCAACCACCGGGGCGCGGCGAACACCGTGCTCGACATCAACACCCGCTACAGCCTCGGCTCCGACGACCGCGTCTTCGGCATCTCCGCACTGACCTTCGACCTCTCGGTGTGGGACATCTTCGGCCCGCTCTCTACCGGGAGCACCCTTGTCCTGCCCGAGCCCGGTGCCGTACGGGACCCGGCGCACTGGTCGGAATTGCTGACTGATCACGCCGTGACGATATGGAACTCCGCGCCCGCGCTGATGCAGCTCCTGGTGGAGTACGCCGAGGCCCACGAGGGGGGCCTGCCGGTGGGGTTGCGGGTGGTGTTGCTGTCCGGGGACTGGATCCCGGTCACCCTGCCCGACCGACTGCACGCCCTCCTACCCGACCTGCACATCGTCAGCCTCGGCGGCGCCACCGAAGGATCCATCTGGTCCATCGCCCACGACATCGACCACGTCGACCCCCAATGGCGCAGCATCCCCTACGGACGCCCCCTCACCAACCAGCACATGTACATCCTCGACACCGACATGCGCGAACGCCCCGACTGGACCATCGGCGAAATCCACATCGGCGGCACCGGAGTCGCCCTCGGCTACTGGAACGACCCCCAACGCACCACCGAACGCTTCACCACCCACCCCACCACCGGCGAACGCCTCTACCGCACCGGCGACCTCGGACGACACCTCCCCACCGGAACCATCGAATTCCTCGGCCGCGAAGACTTCCAAGTCAAAATCCAGGGCTACCGCATCGAACTCGAAGAAATCGAAACAGCCCTCCTCGAACACCCATCCATCACCGCCGCCATCGTCACCGCCACCGGCGACCCCCACACCACCCGCCACCTCACCGCCCACCTCACCACCAACACCCACCACCCCAACCCACACCTCACCGACGAACTACGCCACCACACCCGCACCAAACTCCCCACCTACATGGTGCCCACCGAATTCTTCCTCCTGGACCAGCTACCACTAAGCCCCAACGGCAAAGTGGACCGTAAGGCGCTGCCGACAACCACCACGGGGTCAGCCGCTCGAGCAACGGCCCCACAGACTGAGCCCACCGATAGTTCGGTGGCGGCGGACGTCCTCCGCCTCGTCCGCGAGGTGCTCGGCAAACCGGACATCGGGCCCGCTGATCAACTCATGCACCTCGGCGCCACCTCGCTCCACATGGTCCGGCTGGCCAACGCCCTGGAGACCCTGCTCGGCACCCGGCCCCCGCTGGCCGACTTCATCCACCGGGCGACTGTCACCGAGATCGCGGCCCTGTACGAGGAGGCCAGCGATCACCCTGGGACCCGGCCTCCTCGAGCCGAGCAGGCCCTCGGAACACCTCTCACCGCCACGGGCCTGCCGATCCTCACCGACCCCGCAGAGCGCGAGCGGTTCATGGCCGGGCGCCCTGGGCTGCGCGAGCTCACGGTCACGGAGGACTCGCTCATCGCCCTGGCCGACCTACCGCCTGGGGAACCTTCTCTGCTCAACCGGCGCAGTCATCGCCGGTTCGGCACCGAGCCCATCGCCTTCGAGGAGTTCAGCGGTTTCCTGGCCACCGTTCGCCAGTACCAACACCCCGAGGGGCCACGGAGCAACTACGCGTCCGCCGACGGCCTCTACCCGGTGCAGATCCATCTGCACGTCAAGGATGGCCGGGTGCGGGGCGTGCCCGCCGGCTCCTTCTGCTACCGGCCGGACCTGCACTCCTTGGTCCCCCTGCAGCCCGGGCAGCAGTTCACTCGGGACCAGCACGCCCCCGTCAATCGGGTCCCCTACGACGAGGCGGCGTTCTCGGTCTTCCTGGTCGGCGAACTGGCCGCGATCGAACCGATCTGCGGGGAGCTGGGCGGCCAATTCTCCCTGCTGGAGGCGGGTTACATCGGGCAGCTGCTGATGACCACCGCCGCCGCCCATGGCCTCGGCACCTGCCCCATCGGCACGGTGGACACGGATGCCGTGACCGACCTGCTGCGTCTGGGACCAACCCACCACCTACTGCACAGCCTGCTCGTCGGGCCGGCTGAACCGGACCCGGATGGGTCCGGCGCGGCGGGTTCGGGCTCGGCGGACGACGAGATTTGGGAAGAGGGGGAGCTATGA
- a CDS encoding type I polyketide synthase, producing the protein MPEMPGSDVRQPVQRHAPAAVSHEPIALVGIGCRLPGADGPDAFWRLLADRTDTIREIPPNRFDLATYYHPEPGTPGRTYSRWGGFIDGVDRFDAEFFGLSPREVERMDPQQRILLEVAWEALEDAGMPPTALAGTSTGMFLGQIAGNYWDLQTRSTTLDIYSMIGSGARAVLSGRVSYALDLRGPSMSIDTACSSSLVAVHLACQSLRTGESEVAVAGGVNLVLLPEESITYSQARMLAPDGRCKFADASANGFVRSDGVGLVVLKPLSRAVADGDRIYALIAGSATNNDGQGSGYLMTPAEDGQERLLRAALADAGVNPTDVDYVEAHGTGTSVGDAVELRALASVVGSGAGRAAGRPCLVGSVKTNIGHAEGAAGVAGLIKVALGLHHRRIPVSLHLAEPNPALDWDGSALAVATEEADWPDEDRPAVAGVSSFGISGSNAHVVLVSAAAADAVAGAAVPAETGTEAAHTADQVAGTYLMPVSARSAAALRALAGAYAERIEACDDPAEVAAVCAAAACDRAHHSQRVAVTGGDAAELAAALRAVAADGSVPDDPDAPEIQVAFVFPGQGSQWVGMGRELLGSSPVFRAAVEECDRAIAAETDWSLLAVLEGDQADRLEELDVVQPTLWAMQVCLATLWRSWGVNPDVVLGHSMGEVAAAHIAGALDLADAAAVICRRSRLARRLSGSGAMAVVELPADEAAASLAGREGLVSIAAHNSPRSTVLSGDAEALTELLAELEARDVFCRLVRVDFASHSAQMDPIRDDLLDALAELRPMKAHTDFHSTVLGRRLTGDELDAAYWADNIRRPVLFAEAVRTIAEAGPTVFIEVSPHPVIAPAVNETLTGSGLPGQALGSLRREQPERAALLDTLAELYGQGAAIDWAQVVPGPRRHVDLPRYPWQRESFWFSPEPNLAHSPAAQATPAARAPHPLLGRPVPVEGAHCWEGPLDRDTNAYLDEHRVQGEVILPGTAYLELVHAAVCEVLGDTPVTLADVTYRTALFLPAREKPDLRVRLEPGADGALRFSVHSRPAGGEWRPHAVGTARREAAAGQRLDLEAVRTRCAEHVTGPDFYAAHESRGNHWGPPFRALVELWRRDGETLARLRAPEETADDLAHHLFHPALLDACGQSLAATLPVEPGAVAGDDVFVLGGIDEVRFHQRPSADLLCHAALRTDGRDDSLTGDVHVFGTDGQPVADLIGLRLQYLDPTRGPARPNFVTAGTAIASNPETDSWLYQVNWEPNPVADPAAAAPTRWLLITGPGDDSVAELLRERLPGDVALASWGAEFHRTAPARFTFDPADPAQTERLLTSAAEDLPGTGPLSVVDMPTTAADRPGDGSAALCRCLALAHLVRAAAAIGHTRLGVLTRAAQPVLPTDTVPCPEEAAVWGLSRVVARENPDLACALVDLPADPDDADVTCLAAHLASGDGEDQTAVRDGARLTARLARRRPAASPTAPLPVREPLPRAATSAAPVRVHAAGDGPLGEVSLRADASPAPGPGQVAIDVSASALNFRDVLLGMGMYPGQGPQPPTLGWECAGRVSAVGTGVAGIAVGDKVLALAHPALSSRVVTDAALVVPCPTGLSAEEAATIPLVHLTAYHGLCNLAGLRAGERVLVHSATGGVGLAAIRIAQWKGAEVLATAGSPEKRALLGLMGVRHVADSRSLDFVERFRAATRGRGVDVVLNTLPGKAAEANWQLLAPYGRYVELGKRDILGGAQLDLRPFARNLSYHAVDVADMIVTRPWQAGEILHDIMDLVERGDLGPLPFSRYPAEQAAQAFSELAAARQVGKVVLTFDPAETLAEPAVVAPDEPLPAHGSSSDLTPAQPRVPQHLRPRPDATYLVTGGLGDLGRVVTDWLIDRGARHVMLVGRTPLSPDEPLDPAAAALSAWRARGVEVGYHALDVADESALQTALAERRAAGLPPVRGAVHAAGVIRYQPVMDLDADELARELRPKTAGAWTLHQALENEELDFFVLFSSGSAVLSSPMLGAYAAGNATMDALAHHRRARGLTALSVNWGFWGSVGMAARFEHEQGRPLAPQGIRSFSPAEGIAVLEFLMAADATQALVMPADWPAWAAAYPEAAASPILRGLVTAPAATVVPTTSAPPRPEPDHQPSRPTAPPPAAGDVPAAPEVASYVTERVAAVLRRPAARVPLRQPLNRLGLDSLMAVEVRNRIQRDLGVSVPVVKLLGQNTLAGLIEEVEARAGTAPQDSPGPSGDTPSPAAYEVVEL; encoded by the coding sequence ATGCCCGAAATGCCTGGTTCCGATGTCCGGCAGCCCGTCCAGCGCCACGCACCAGCGGCTGTATCGCATGAACCGATCGCGCTCGTCGGCATAGGGTGCCGCCTGCCTGGAGCCGATGGCCCGGACGCCTTCTGGCGCCTGCTGGCAGACCGGACCGACACCATCCGTGAAATACCGCCGAATCGTTTCGACCTCGCCACGTACTACCACCCCGAGCCCGGAACGCCGGGCCGCACGTACAGCCGCTGGGGCGGATTCATCGACGGCGTCGACCGCTTCGACGCGGAGTTTTTCGGTCTGTCCCCCCGCGAGGTCGAACGGATGGACCCGCAACAGCGGATCCTGCTCGAAGTCGCGTGGGAGGCCCTCGAAGACGCTGGGATGCCGCCGACGGCACTCGCCGGGACGAGCACCGGCATGTTCCTGGGCCAGATAGCGGGCAACTACTGGGACTTACAGACTCGGTCCACCACGCTGGACATCTACAGCATGATCGGCAGCGGCGCCCGCGCGGTCCTGTCCGGGCGCGTTTCCTACGCCCTCGACCTGCGCGGGCCCAGCATGTCGATCGATACCGCTTGCTCGTCCTCCCTCGTCGCGGTCCACCTGGCCTGCCAGAGCCTGCGAACCGGCGAATCCGAGGTCGCGGTGGCCGGAGGAGTGAACCTGGTGCTGCTGCCCGAGGAGAGCATCACCTACTCCCAGGCCCGGATGCTCGCTCCCGACGGCCGCTGCAAGTTCGCCGACGCCTCCGCCAACGGGTTCGTACGCAGCGATGGAGTGGGCCTGGTGGTGCTCAAGCCACTATCGCGCGCGGTGGCCGACGGCGACCGGATCTACGCCCTCATCGCGGGCAGCGCCACGAACAACGACGGGCAGGGCAGCGGCTATCTGATGACACCCGCCGAGGACGGGCAGGAACGTCTGCTGCGTGCCGCGCTCGCCGACGCCGGAGTCAACCCCACCGACGTGGACTACGTGGAGGCGCACGGTACCGGGACGAGTGTCGGCGACGCCGTCGAACTGCGCGCGCTCGCCTCCGTAGTGGGATCCGGGGCGGGACGCGCTGCGGGTCGGCCCTGCCTGGTGGGCTCGGTGAAGACCAATATCGGACACGCCGAGGGCGCCGCGGGCGTGGCCGGTCTGATCAAGGTGGCGCTCGGCCTCCATCACCGCCGTATCCCGGTCAGCCTCCACCTGGCCGAGCCCAACCCCGCACTCGACTGGGACGGTTCGGCACTGGCGGTCGCCACCGAGGAGGCTGACTGGCCGGATGAGGATCGCCCAGCGGTGGCCGGGGTCAGCTCCTTCGGCATCTCCGGAAGCAACGCACACGTCGTCCTCGTAAGCGCCGCCGCAGCCGATGCCGTGGCCGGGGCGGCGGTGCCCGCCGAAACCGGGACCGAGGCGGCCCACACGGCGGACCAGGTCGCCGGGACGTATCTGATGCCCGTCTCCGCCCGTTCCGCGGCCGCCCTCCGGGCGCTGGCCGGCGCCTACGCCGAGCGGATCGAAGCATGCGACGATCCCGCCGAAGTGGCGGCCGTCTGCGCCGCGGCTGCCTGCGACCGAGCCCACCACTCGCAGCGCGTCGCCGTCACGGGCGGCGACGCCGCCGAACTCGCCGCCGCGCTGCGCGCCGTGGCTGCGGACGGTTCCGTGCCCGACGACCCGGACGCTCCCGAGATCCAGGTGGCCTTCGTCTTTCCCGGGCAAGGCTCGCAATGGGTCGGTATGGGGCGGGAACTGCTGGGCTCCTCACCGGTCTTCCGCGCAGCGGTCGAGGAGTGCGACCGGGCCATCGCCGCCGAGACCGACTGGTCGCTGCTCGCCGTACTCGAAGGAGACCAGGCCGACCGGCTTGAGGAACTCGACGTCGTCCAGCCCACCCTGTGGGCCATGCAGGTCTGCCTCGCCACGCTGTGGCGCTCCTGGGGCGTCAATCCCGATGTGGTGCTCGGCCACAGCATGGGCGAGGTCGCGGCGGCCCACATAGCGGGCGCCCTGGACCTCGCCGACGCCGCCGCCGTGATCTGCCGACGTAGCCGTCTGGCCCGCCGCCTCAGCGGCAGCGGCGCCATGGCCGTGGTCGAATTGCCTGCCGACGAGGCGGCCGCATCACTGGCCGGGCGGGAAGGGCTGGTCTCGATCGCCGCCCACAACAGCCCCCGCTCGACCGTGCTGTCCGGCGACGCCGAGGCCCTCACCGAACTCCTGGCCGAGCTGGAGGCCCGCGACGTCTTCTGCCGCCTGGTCCGTGTCGACTTCGCCTCCCACAGCGCGCAGATGGATCCGATACGCGACGACCTGCTCGATGCCCTGGCCGAGCTGCGACCGATGAAGGCCCACACCGACTTCCACTCCACCGTGCTCGGCCGGCGGCTCACCGGAGACGAGCTCGACGCCGCCTACTGGGCGGACAACATCCGCCGCCCGGTCCTGTTCGCCGAGGCCGTGCGCACGATCGCCGAAGCGGGCCCGACCGTCTTCATCGAGGTCAGCCCGCACCCTGTCATCGCCCCGGCCGTCAACGAGACCCTGACCGGCTCCGGCCTTCCGGGTCAGGCGCTGGGCAGCCTGCGGCGCGAACAGCCGGAGCGCGCCGCGCTGCTGGACACCCTTGCGGAGCTGTACGGACAGGGCGCCGCCATCGACTGGGCGCAGGTGGTCCCCGGCCCTCGCCGCCATGTCGATCTGCCGCGCTACCCGTGGCAGCGGGAGAGCTTCTGGTTCTCACCCGAGCCGAACTTGGCACACTCCCCCGCCGCGCAGGCGACGCCCGCCGCCAGGGCGCCGCACCCGCTCCTGGGCCGCCCGGTCCCCGTGGAGGGCGCCCACTGCTGGGAGGGCCCGCTGGACCGGGACACCAACGCCTATCTTGACGAGCACCGGGTACAGGGAGAGGTCATCCTGCCCGGCACCGCCTACCTGGAGCTCGTCCACGCGGCCGTATGTGAAGTCCTGGGCGACACGCCGGTCACCCTCGCCGACGTCACGTACCGCACCGCCCTCTTTCTGCCCGCCAGGGAAAAGCCGGACCTCAGGGTGCGACTGGAGCCTGGCGCCGACGGCGCCCTGCGGTTCTCGGTGCACAGCCGCCCGGCCGGCGGAGAGTGGCGCCCGCACGCGGTCGGCACCGCACGACGTGAAGCGGCGGCCGGACAGCGTCTCGACCTCGAAGCGGTCCGCACGCGGTGCGCCGAGCACGTGACAGGCCCGGACTTCTACGCCGCCCACGAGTCCCGCGGCAACCACTGGGGGCCGCCCTTCCGCGCCCTCGTCGAGCTGTGGCGCCGCGACGGCGAGACGCTGGCCCGCCTGCGGGCGCCCGAGGAGACTGCCGACGACCTCGCCCACCACCTGTTCCACCCTGCCCTGCTTGACGCGTGCGGCCAGTCACTCGCCGCCACCCTGCCCGTCGAGCCGGGCGCCGTAGCGGGCGACGACGTCTTCGTTCTCGGCGGCATCGACGAGGTCCGCTTCCACCAGCGCCCCTCGGCCGACTTGCTGTGCCACGCCGCGCTGCGCACTGACGGACGGGACGACTCCCTGACTGGCGACGTCCATGTTTTCGGCACCGACGGGCAGCCCGTCGCGGACCTGATCGGGCTGCGCCTCCAGTACCTCGACCCCACCCGGGGCCCTGCGCGCCCCAACTTCGTGACAGCCGGTACCGCCATCGCCTCGAACCCCGAGACGGACTCTTGGCTGTACCAGGTCAACTGGGAGCCCAACCCAGTCGCCGACCCCGCTGCCGCCGCCCCTACGAGGTGGTTGCTCATCACCGGGCCGGGCGACGATTCCGTCGCCGAACTGCTGCGTGAGCGCCTGCCGGGTGACGTCGCCCTCGCCTCCTGGGGAGCGGAGTTCCACAGGACCGCACCTGCCCGCTTCACCTTCGATCCGGCCGATCCCGCACAGACCGAGCGGCTGCTCACCTCGGCGGCCGAGGACTTGCCCGGTACCGGTCCGCTCAGCGTCGTGGACATGCCCACGACCGCGGCTGACCGGCCAGGCGACGGCAGCGCGGCACTGTGCCGATGTCTCGCCCTAGCCCATCTCGTACGCGCCGCAGCCGCCATCGGCCACACACGCCTGGGCGTGCTCACCAGGGCCGCCCAGCCCGTCTTGCCGACCGACACGGTGCCGTGTCCTGAGGAGGCCGCGGTGTGGGGCCTGAGCCGAGTGGTCGCCCGCGAGAACCCCGACCTCGCGTGCGCCCTGGTGGACCTTCCCGCCGACCCGGACGACGCGGACGTCACCTGCCTGGCCGCCCACCTGGCATCCGGTGACGGCGAGGACCAGACGGCCGTGCGCGATGGAGCCCGGCTGACGGCCCGGCTTGCCCGGCGCCGCCCCGCCGCCTCGCCGACGGCCCCGTTGCCCGTACGAGAGCCGCTGCCCCGCGCGGCCACGTCGGCGGCTCCTGTTCGGGTACATGCGGCGGGCGACGGCCCGCTCGGCGAGGTGTCCCTGCGCGCCGACGCGTCCCCGGCACCCGGACCGGGCCAAGTGGCCATCGACGTCAGCGCGTCCGCCCTCAACTTCCGTGACGTCCTGCTCGGCATGGGCATGTATCCGGGCCAGGGACCGCAGCCGCCCACCCTTGGCTGGGAATGCGCCGGAAGGGTGAGCGCGGTGGGGACCGGCGTGGCCGGAATCGCGGTGGGCGACAAGGTGCTCGCGCTCGCCCACCCCGCGCTCAGCAGCCGCGTGGTCACCGACGCCGCGCTGGTCGTACCGTGCCCTACCGGCCTCTCCGCCGAGGAGGCGGCGACCATCCCGCTCGTTCACCTGACGGCCTACCACGGACTGTGCAACCTGGCGGGACTGCGTGCCGGAGAGCGTGTACTGGTGCACTCGGCCACCGGGGGCGTCGGCCTGGCCGCTATCCGTATCGCCCAGTGGAAAGGAGCCGAGGTCCTTGCCACCGCGGGGAGCCCTGAAAAGCGAGCGCTCCTGGGGCTGATGGGCGTACGGCACGTCGCCGACTCCCGCTCACTCGACTTCGTCGAGCGCTTCCGTGCCGCGACGCGCGGTCGCGGTGTGGACGTTGTGCTCAACACCCTGCCCGGGAAAGCGGCTGAGGCCAACTGGCAGCTCCTCGCCCCCTATGGGCGCTATGTCGAACTCGGCAAGCGCGACATCCTGGGCGGCGCGCAGCTCGACCTCCGGCCCTTCGCCCGGAATCTTTCGTACCACGCCGTGGACGTCGCGGACATGATCGTCACCCGGCCGTGGCAGGCGGGCGAGATCCTGCACGACATCATGGACCTGGTGGAGCGCGGAGATCTCGGTCCGCTGCCGTTCAGCCGGTACCCCGCGGAACAGGCGGCCCAGGCCTTCAGCGAGTTGGCCGCCGCGCGGCAGGTCGGCAAGGTCGTGCTCACCTTCGACCCTGCCGAGACGCTCGCCGAGCCTGCCGTCGTCGCGCCGGACGAACCGCTGCCCGCCCACGGCTCGTCGTCGGACCTGACGCCCGCACAGCCACGCGTACCGCAGCATCTGCGTCCGCGTCCGGACGCGACGTATCTGGTGACCGGCGGTCTGGGTGACCTGGGCCGGGTGGTGACTGACTGGCTCATCGACCGTGGCGCCCGGCACGTGATGCTGGTCGGCCGTACGCCGCTGTCGCCCGACGAGCCGCTGGACCCGGCCGCGGCGGCCCTCAGCGCCTGGCGCGCCCGGGGCGTCGAGGTCGGCTACCACGCACTGGACGTGGCCGACGAGAGCGCGCTGCAGACCGCGCTGGCCGAGCGCCGGGCGGCTGGCCTGCCGCCGGTCCGAGGAGCGGTGCACGCGGCCGGGGTGATCCGCTATCAGCCCGTCATGGACCTGGACGCAGACGAGTTGGCGCGGGAACTGCGGCCCAAGACAGCCGGCGCCTGGACACTGCACCAGGCCCTGGAGAACGAGGAGCTCGACTTCTTCGTGCTCTTCTCCTCCGGATCCGCCGTACTCAGCTCCCCCATGCTCGGCGCCTACGCGGCGGGCAACGCGACCATGGACGCACTGGCGCACCACCGCCGCGCCCGCGGACTGACCGCGCTCAGCGTCAACTGGGGATTCTGGGGATCGGTGGGCATGGCCGCCCGGTTCGAGCATGAGCAGGGCCGCCCGCTTGCCCCGCAGGGCATACGGAGCTTCAGCCCCGCGGAGGGGATCGCCGTCCTGGAGTTCCTGATGGCGGCCGACGCCACCCAGGCGCTGGTCATGCCCGCCGACTGGCCCGCGTGGGCCGCGGCCTATCCCGAGGCGGCGGCCAGCCCGATCCTGCGCGGCCTGGTGACCGCGCCCGCCGCAACCGTTGTACCCACCACCTCGGCGCCGCCTCGACCCGAGCCGGATCACCAGCCGTCGCGGCCGACCGCACCACCGCCCGCCGCTGGGGACGTGCCCGCCGCGCCGGAGGTGGCGTCGTATGTGACGGAGCGGGTGGCCGCAGTTCTGCGCAGGCCGGCTGCCCGGGTGCCGCTGCGCCAGCCACTCAACAGGCTGGGCCTGGATTCGCTGATGGCAGTGGAGGTACGTAATCGCATCCAGCGCGACCTGGGCGTGAGCGTGCCAGTGGTGAAGCTGCTGGGCCAGAACACTTTGGCCGGCCTGATCGAGGAGGTAGAGGCCCGCGCCGGCACCGCCCCGCAGGACTCCCCGGGCCCTTCCGGTGACACGCCGAGCCCGGCCGCGTACGAGGTGGTGGAGCTGTGA